The Siniperca chuatsi isolate FFG_IHB_CAS linkage group LG9, ASM2008510v1, whole genome shotgun sequence genome includes a region encoding these proteins:
- the LOC122881271 gene encoding IgGFc-binding protein: MCVSISAGERKDEVQGNIRLLTTDEQVLALVLTPGATMCPVLPLLLLLAALNSESTASLPEDSTGLKFIVVFPENIAYYHPDQPQNKAQITALHDNTVFTITPYNTNSYSKTLSAGETHEVKLDAEQDQSKSIKTLKIVSTKKITVHAINQKNNSVQTALVMPIDKLGTEYFIPPVPKIQGTTDPLDMVTTDVTERSPFKLIIVSADKHSEVTVEGAGTNNVSLQPYEIAQIWVKNEEALRVVKANQPVAVLFGHTCAIRHNCTCGLLYAMLPPAKEEKLKFYIPPILAKDAEDQTFLLLSEKDSTIGKAFDPDSPLVESAGTVILYRPGLLLTLIPETDFAACSVINSIPNVQNFAVIVVHKDLTDGVRVKSRPLASPVWQELKGTEYVSTNVLLESGKNVIWHASSKMAVYFMGKTGNALFGNPAPIISKTPDFRGCALSPEIVKIGEVADGWRESVKYCRDKEMELVSFPNAQLQRHIYDKIIQAKNDTLQEVWIGMRRSAQTGEWYWLNKDPVNDTNWKEGEPGTVHDGQCAIMSLKSSEDFGWGDEDCCKAAHPVCYSRLVLLPM; encoded by the exons atgtgtgtttccatctctGCAGGCGAGAGGAAGGACGAGGTTCAGGGAAACATTCGGCTGCTGACGACTGACGAGCAG GTCCTGGCTTTAGTTCTGACTCCTGGTGCCACCATGTGTCCTGTGCtgcccctgctgctgctgctggcagcaCTGAACTCAG AATCCACGGCCTCTCTACCTGAAGACAGCACTGGTCTGAAGTTCATTGTTGTTTTCCCAGAGAACATCGCCTACTATCATCCTGATCAGCCCCAAAACAAGGCCCAAATCACTGCCTTGCATGATAACACAGTGTTCACCATCACACCATATAATACAAATAGCTATAGCAAAACACTGAGTGCAGGAGAGACTCACGAAGTCAAACTTGATGCAGAACAGGACCAAAGCAAATCCATCAAAACTCTCAAAATTGTCAGCACTAAGAAAATCACCGTCCATGCCAtcaaccaaaaaaacaacagcgtGCAAACCGCTCTGGTCATGCCTATTGACAAACTGGGCACAGAGTACTTCATCCCACCGGTGCCCAAGATCCAAGGAACCACTGACCCTCTGGACATGGTCACGACAGATGTAACCGAAAGAAGCCCATTCAAACTCATTATCGTCAGTGCTGACAAACATAGCGAGGTGACTGTTGAAGGCGCAGGGACCAATAATGTTTCGCTTCAGCCCTACGAGATCGCTCAGATCTGGGTTAAAAACGAGGAGGCATTGCGAGTCGTGAAAGCCAACCAACCGGTGGCGGTCCTCTTCGGTCACACTTGCGCCATCCGGCACAACTGCACCTGCGGGCTGCTGTACGCGATGCTGCCGCCAGCCAAAGAAGAGAAGCTGAAGTTCTACATTCCTCCAATTCTGGCCAAGGATGCTGAAGATCAAACCTTTTTACTTCTGTCAGAGAAAGACTCCACCATAGGAAAGGCCTTCGATCCGGACTCGCCGCTGGTTGAGAGTGCTGGCACAGTCATCCTCTACCGTCCAGGCTTACTCCTCACTCTGATACCAGAGACGGACTTCGCCGCCTGTTCTGTAATCAACTCCATCCCCAACGTGCAGAACTTCGCCGTGATTGTGGTCCACAAAGATCTCACTGATGGGGTTCGTGTTAAAAGTCGTCCTTTGGCGAGTCCTGTGTGGCAGGAGCTGAAAGGGACAGAGTATGTCTCGACAAATGTTCTTCTGGAATCGGGTAAGAACGTTATCTGGCACGCTTCCTCCAAAATGGCTGTCTACTTTATGGGAAAGACTGGAAATGCTCTGTTTGGGAACCCAGCACCCATCATCAGTAAAACCCCAG aTTTCAGGGGTTGCGCCTTGTCTCCAGAGATCGTAAAAATCGGAGAAGTGGCAGACGGCTGGCGAGAATCCGTGAAGTACTGCAGAGACAAGGAAATGGAGCTGGTCAGCTTCCCCAATGCCCAGCTCCAGAGACACATCTACGACAAAATCATCCAGGCCAAGAATGACACCCTGCAGGAAGTGTGGATCGGCATGCGTCGGAGCGCCCAAACTGGGGAGTGGTACTGGCTGAACAAGGATCCGGTCAATGACACCAACTGGAAGGAGGGGGAGCCTGGCACGGTGCACGACGGCCAGTGTGCCATCATGAGTCTGAAAAGCAGCGAGGACTTTGGCTGGGGTGACGAGGACTGCTGCAAGGCCGCCCATCCCGTCTGCTACAGCAGGCTCGTCCTCCTACCCATGTAG
- the si:dkey-11p23.7 gene encoding V-set and Ig domain-containing protein isoform X1 — MDVRLVCSTLSLLLSVIGAALGSGDDGWSMKVQAEVRAIESYPVVLPCTFSHPTHSQHSSLQVLWRLGHGQGAAVLYRCTSRSGAPTCEPGPQQDQRYRLEGNPREHDLSLRINSATLQDNGRYYCRVEVQGREHVSFEDKMGTRLRVEAPPKILALSVEGTEQSGYRAVCRVQGSPLPDVQWLGPDDLLEGSLVAPLAQGSVAHYHTVSQLRDVEPGQQYTCSASNPLGKEQATLYVLAPRPPLSVAGASPPLLLLLSASLGAKVLLLVGMGVWMVQGGALQGVSCWWK, encoded by the exons ATGGACGTCCGGTTGGTCTGCAGCACTTTGAGTCTGCTGTTATCTGTTATAGGAG CAGCCCTCGGCTCCGGAGACGACGGCTGGTCCATGAAGGTGCAGGCGGAGGTACGAGCCATCGAGAGCTACCCGGTGGTGCTGCCCTGCACCTTCAGCCACCCGACGCACTCCCAGCATTCCTCCCTGCAGGTGCTGTGGCGTCTGGGCCACGGCCAGGGCGCCGCGGTCCTGTACCGCTGCACCAGCCGGTCCGGGGCCCCCACATGCGAGCCGGGGCCCCAGCAGGACCAGCGCTACCGGCTGGAGGGCAACCCGAGGGAGCACGACCTGTCGCTGAGGATCAACAGCGCCACCCTACAGGACAACGGACGCTACTACTGCCGAGTGGAGGTTCAGGGACGAGAACATGTCAGCTTCGAGGACAAGATGGGAACCAGACTGAGAGTGGAGG ctcctccaaaGATCCTGGCTCTGTCAGTGGAGGGCACTGAGCAGTCCGGGTACAGAGCCGTGTGCCGGGTCCAGGGCTCCCCGCTGCCGGACGTCCAGTGGCTCGGCCCGGACGACTTGCTGGAGGGTTCTCTGGTCGCTCCGCTGGCTCAGGGCTCCGTGGCTCACTACCACACCGTCAGCCAGCTGAGAGACGTGGAGCCGGGCCAGCAGTACACCTGCAGCGCCTCCAACCCGCTGGGCAAAGAGCAGGCCACCCTGTACGTCCTGGCCCCCCGACCCCCGCTGTCCGTCGCCGGggcctcgcctcctctcctgctccttctgTCTGCGTCTCTGGGGGCAAAGGTCCTCCTGCTGGTGGGGATGGGGGTGTGGATGGTGCAGGGAGGAGCTCTGCAGGGAGTCAGCTGCTGGTGGAAATAA
- the si:dkey-11p23.7 gene encoding V-set and Ig domain-containing protein isoform X2 — translation MDVRLVCSTLSLLLSVIGALGSGDDGWSMKVQAEVRAIESYPVVLPCTFSHPTHSQHSSLQVLWRLGHGQGAAVLYRCTSRSGAPTCEPGPQQDQRYRLEGNPREHDLSLRINSATLQDNGRYYCRVEVQGREHVSFEDKMGTRLRVEAPPKILALSVEGTEQSGYRAVCRVQGSPLPDVQWLGPDDLLEGSLVAPLAQGSVAHYHTVSQLRDVEPGQQYTCSASNPLGKEQATLYVLAPRPPLSVAGASPPLLLLLSASLGAKVLLLVGMGVWMVQGGALQGVSCWWK, via the exons ATGGACGTCCGGTTGGTCTGCAGCACTTTGAGTCTGCTGTTATCTGTTATAGGAG CCCTCGGCTCCGGAGACGACGGCTGGTCCATGAAGGTGCAGGCGGAGGTACGAGCCATCGAGAGCTACCCGGTGGTGCTGCCCTGCACCTTCAGCCACCCGACGCACTCCCAGCATTCCTCCCTGCAGGTGCTGTGGCGTCTGGGCCACGGCCAGGGCGCCGCGGTCCTGTACCGCTGCACCAGCCGGTCCGGGGCCCCCACATGCGAGCCGGGGCCCCAGCAGGACCAGCGCTACCGGCTGGAGGGCAACCCGAGGGAGCACGACCTGTCGCTGAGGATCAACAGCGCCACCCTACAGGACAACGGACGCTACTACTGCCGAGTGGAGGTTCAGGGACGAGAACATGTCAGCTTCGAGGACAAGATGGGAACCAGACTGAGAGTGGAGG ctcctccaaaGATCCTGGCTCTGTCAGTGGAGGGCACTGAGCAGTCCGGGTACAGAGCCGTGTGCCGGGTCCAGGGCTCCCCGCTGCCGGACGTCCAGTGGCTCGGCCCGGACGACTTGCTGGAGGGTTCTCTGGTCGCTCCGCTGGCTCAGGGCTCCGTGGCTCACTACCACACCGTCAGCCAGCTGAGAGACGTGGAGCCGGGCCAGCAGTACACCTGCAGCGCCTCCAACCCGCTGGGCAAAGAGCAGGCCACCCTGTACGTCCTGGCCCCCCGACCCCCGCTGTCCGTCGCCGGggcctcgcctcctctcctgctccttctgTCTGCGTCTCTGGGGGCAAAGGTCCTCCTGCTGGTGGGGATGGGGGTGTGGATGGTGCAGGGAGGAGCTCTGCAGGGAGTCAGCTGCTGGTGGAAATAA